A genomic region of Oncorhynchus keta strain PuntledgeMale-10-30-2019 unplaced genomic scaffold, Oket_V2 Un_scaffold_1004_pilon_pilon, whole genome shotgun sequence contains the following coding sequences:
- the smpx gene encoding small muscular protein has translation MSKPSSNVKALQANLNIPMGALRPGAGHPVKRREDTVDTEEAPPPDPLQEATALSPEEKKPLPGSMKLPGPAVNLSELQNVKSELRWVTKD, from the exons ATGTCTAAACCATCGTCCAACGTCAAAGCCTTGCag GCAAATCTAAATATTCCGATGGGAGCGCTGCGTCCAGGGGCGGGACATCCTgtcaagaggagagaggatactgtagacacagaggag GCTCCTCCCCCAGACCCCCTGCAGGAAGCCACGGCCCTGTCGCCAGAGGAGAAGAAGCCATTGCCAGGATCGATGAAGCTTCCTGGTCCAGCAGTCAACCTATCAGAGCTGCAGAACGTCAAGAGTGAACTACGATGGGTCACCaaggactaa